A single genomic interval of Anopheles darlingi chromosome X, idAnoDarlMG_H_01, whole genome shotgun sequence harbors:
- the LOC125957249 gene encoding mitochondrial protein C2orf69 homolog, with amino-acid sequence MSNVRCNEALPSAAATTGATSSIVNQKPIENDNTPSIAPFQPQQPSSKGNPCRINGVKGYQNRTNSIIYCPPLLRPSPQQKCSAIVYFGGDVQDIPEKMESNRDNKNYIKWNLENTATLLRESFPQSHIIVVRPLRMEYSTFCCFDNFVRGNNAGIPDHTPMHYALQHLEELLISLTKKLTKPILDQELLHKLLAASNSKVAQPSDSSCKRNNATNILQSNIYDGAGDETMSETANMADLLWWRENLNLDKASLKLIGFSKGCVVLNQFIYEFHYYKTLTPDDSTMMRLVSRITDMYWLDGGHGGGKNTWLTSRSLLETLCRLGINVHVHVTPYQIQDDHRPWIRKEEKAFTDLLKRLGAAFNRHLYPSEANSTNLYTHFDVLNRFRQHQVSLFTQQLAQSPQQQQPQQSPATSVATGPPYPAEPQTADDGGGGGCEYAAVSSSGKDDPMEVVESGEHIPASELSPHLAEAGEDDGQEMVN; translated from the exons ATGAGTAACGTACGCTGCAACGAAGCGCTGCCGTCGGCTGCGGCGACAACCGGAGCGACCAGCTCGATCGTGAACCAGAAACCGATCGAAAATGACAACACACCATCGATTGCCCCGTTTCAACCCCAACAGCCGAGCAGTAAGGGCAATCCGTGCCGGATTAACGGTGTGAAGGGTTACCAGAACCGCACGAACAGCATCATCTACTGTCCGCCCCTTTTGCGACCCAGCCCTCAGCAAAAGTGCAGCGCCATCGTCTACTTCGGGGGCGACGTAcag GATATTCCGGAGAAGATGGAATCGAACCGGGACAACAAAAACTACATCAAATGGAATCTGGAAAATACGGCCACGCTGCTGCGCGAATCGTTCCCGCAGTCgcacatcatcgtcgtgcgGCCGTTGCGCATGGAATATAGCACGTTCTGCTGCTTCGACAACTTTGTGCGAGGCAATAACGCCGGCATACCGGATCACACGCCGATGCACTACGCATTGCAGCACCTGGAAGA ACTGCTGATAAGCCTGACGAAAAAGCTCACCAAACCGATCCTGGATCAAGAGCTGCTGCACAAGCTGCTGGCGGCATCGAACTCAAAAGTGGCACAACCCAGCGATTCGTCTTGCAAACGGAACAATGCAACCAACATTTTGCAA AGCAATATCTATGATGGCGCCGGCGATGAGACGATGTCTGAGACGGCGAACATGGCGGATCTGCTATGGTGGCGCGAAAATCTGAATCTAGATAAAGCTAGTCTCAAGCTCATCGGTTTCAGCAAGGGGTGCGTGGTGCTGAATCAGTTCATCTACGAGTTTCATTACTATAAAACGCTCACGCCGGACGACAGCACGATGATGCGGCTTGTATCGCGCATCACGGACATGTACTGGCTGGATGGTGGTCATGGGGGTGGCAAGAACACCTGGCTCACCTCGCGCAGCCTGCTCGAGACGCTCTGCCGGCTCGGCATCAATGTGCACGTGCACGTCACACCATATCAGATACAGGACGATCACCGGCCGTGGATCCGAAAGGAGGAGAAAGCGTTCACCGATCTGCTGAAGCGACTCGGGGCCGCATTTAACCGGCACCTCTACCCGAGCGAAGCCAATTCCACCAACCTGTACACGCACTTCGACGTGCTGAACCGATTTCGGCAGCATCAGGTTAGCTTGTTCACGCAGCAGCTCGCCCAgtcaccacaacaacagcaaccgcagcagtcGCCTGCTACGTCCGTCGCTACTGGGCCACCGTACCCGGCGGAACCCCAGACGgcggacgatggtggtggtggcggctgtgAGTACGCAGCGGTTAGCAGCTCGGGCAAGGACGACCCGATGGAAGTGGTAGAAAGCGGCGAACACATTCCAGCGTCCGAACTGTCTCCGCACCTTGCCGAAGCGGGCGAAGACGACGGACAGGAGATGGTCAACTGA
- the LOC125957283 gene encoding TWiK family of potassium channels protein 7, producing MIRQRSSVRSRGSSSTTISDPREKVKDCCRKFVAFMCTQVGVGGLIVAYALVGAASFMSIETQEPNPLIEHVITLRRNCAAELWDVTEQLNLFNSSMWHYEADQVLKRYQDDFAEAIRRGYDGRSPEEVWNFPAALMFCLAVFTMIGYGNMVPRTAWGKGATVIYATFGIPLYILYFMNMGKVLASTFKWLYTWFHECSHRSDDELAMEDGLGLAPRKRIIVPTTACLWVITIYIATGTIMFAEWEKWTYLDSAYFCVTSLCKIGIGDLVPGANILDSQSGKPTKLVINFVYMLLGMGLVAMCYILMREEVRIKMQEIKEDTRLCLEDLSAKFAKCCGTKDSQYYN from the coding sequence ATGATACGGCAGCGCTCGTCGGTACGGAGCCGCGGCTCGTCGTCGACCACGATCAGTGACCCGCGCGAGAAGGTGAAGGATTGCTGCCGGAAGTTTGTGGCGTTTATGTGCACGCAGGTCGGCGTCGGTGGGCTGATCGTAGCGTACGCACTGGTCGGTGCGGCCAGCTTCATGTCGATCGAGACGCAGGAACCGAACCCGCTGATCGAGCACGTGATCACGCTGCGGCGCAACTGTGCGGCCGAGCTGTGGGACGTGACCGAGCAGCTCAACCTGTTCAACAGCTCCATGTGGCACTACGAGGCGGACCAGGTACTGAAGCGCTACCAGGACGACTTCGCCGAGGCGATCCGGCGCGGTTACGATGGCCGGTCACCGGAGGAAGTGTGGAACTTCCCAGCCGCCCTGATGTTCTGCCTGGCCGTATTCACGATGATCGGCTACGGCAATATGGTTCCGCGAACGGCCTGGGGCAAGGGGGCAACCGTCATCTACGCGACGTTCGGTATCCCGCTCTACATCCTGTACTTTATGAATATGGGCAAGGTGCTGGCGTCGACGTTCAAGTGGTTGTATACCTGGTTCCACGAGTGCAGCCACCGGAGCGACGACGAGCTAGCGATGGAGGATGGGCTCGGGCTGGCACCGCGAAAGCGCATCATCGTACCGACCACCGCCTGTCTGTGGGTGATCACGATCTACATCGCGACCGGCACAATCATGTTCGCCGAGTGGGAAAAGTGGACGTACCTCGACTCGGCCTACTTCTGCGTCACCAGCCTGTGCAAGATCGGCATCGGTGACCTGGTGCCAGGCGCCAACATCCTCGACTCGCAGAGTGGCAAACCGACCAAACTGGTGATCAACTTCGTCTACATGCTGCTGGGTATGGGCCTGGTGGCGATGTGCTACATCCTGATGCGGGAGGAGGTGCGCATCAAGATGCAGGAGATCAAGGAGGACACCCGGCTCTGCCTCGAGGATCTGAGCGCCAAGTTCGCCAAGTGCTGCGGCACCAAGGACTCGCAGTACTACAACTAG
- the LOC125957261 gene encoding clusterin-associated protein 1 has translation MAFKDVRDLAEQLKLLGYPNHIPLSVLTTPYGGPESFKAYSDILQWLINRLEPNLVLAGGTRSEQERVLFVRSATEFLVTKSSIKMNPRRLYASSMAAAQELLKVTSLLIASPKITRHEEESIKSHLEIDFSDKMNDLKMVRGLSSELTNKGAVLYDLLKKELVNREIRNAQSTRPIELATAEKVIKGAISTVQSKLSGSTTALESLRNENTNLESKMRRKASELERSRQRLQALQKVRPAYLEEFEKLEQELKGLYEQYIVRIKCVDTLRAQIISKNRTPTPTSPIARISDSSMAILPEGLVESDDNEEEEDDFDERDDVKLKTDRRVLRSELLNRDRGSTRFRTRVSGDSPGDKDRGKMIGSIEDELGPLDSSMSSGESESDLEMGENGLLDGSLRTDDDEDESLAKMPRESSTINRGVKQDLSDEDF, from the exons ATGGCGTTCAAGGACGTTCGAG ATCTGGCGGAGCAGCTAAAGCTGTTGGGCTATCCGAACCACATTCCCCTATCCGTGCTGACCACGCCGTACGGCGGGCCAGAAAGCTTCAAGGCGTACTCAGATATTCTGCAGTGGCTGATCAACCGGCTCGAACCGAACCTTGTGCTGGCGGGCGGAACGCGGTCCGAGCAGGAGCGAGTACTGTTCGTCCGATCGGCCACTGAGTTTCTGGTGACGAAGTCGAGCATCAAGATGAACCCCCGCCGGTTGTACGCCAGCTCGATGGCAGCGGCCCAAGAGTTGCTTAAGGTGACCTCGCTCCTTATCGCCTCGCCCAAGATCACGCGCCACGAGGAGGAATCCATCAAATCGCACCTAGAGATTGATTTCTCCGATAAAATGAACGACCTGAAGATGGTACGTGGACTGTCATCGGAATTGACGAACAAGGGTGCGGTGCTGTACGATCTGTTGAAGAAGGAGCTGGTCAACCGGGAGATACGCAACGCGCAGTCCACGCGACCGATCGAGCTGGCGACCGCCGAAAAGGTGATTAAGGGTGCTATCTCGACCGTGCAGTCGAAACTGAGCGGCTCTACCACGGCACTGGAAAGTCTGCGCAACGAGAACACGAATCTGGAGTCGAAGATGCGTCGCAAGGCGTCCGAGCTGGAGCGGTCGCGGCAAAGACTCCAGGCGCTACAGAAGGTGCGACCCGCCTACCTAGAGGAGTTTGAGAAGCTGGAGCAGGAGCTCAAAGGCCTGTACGAGCAGTACATCGTTCGGATCAAGTGCGTGGACACGCTACGGGCGCAGATCATTAGCAAAAACCGCACACCAACGCCCACCTCACCGATCGCCCGCATATCCGACAGCAGTATGGCGATTTTGCCCGAGGGTCTGGTTGAGTCCGATGataacgaggaggaggaggatgatttCGATGAGCGAGATGATGTGAAGCTGAAGACGGATCGACGCGTGCTGCGCAGCGAGTTGCTGAACCGCGATCGCGGCTCGACCCGGTTCCGGACCCGCGTGAGCGGTGACTCACCCGGCGACAAGGATCGTGGCAAGATGATAGGCAGCATCGAGGACGAACTAGGGCCGCTGGATAGTTCCATGAGCTCGGGCGAGTCCGAGAGTGATTTGGAAATGGGCGAGAACGGAC TGTTGGACGGTAGCTTACGaacggatgacgacgaggacgaaagCCTCGCCAAAATGCCTAGGGAGAGCTCGACGATCAACAGGGGCGTGAAGCAGGATTTGAGCGATGAAGACTTCTAA